The Arachis hypogaea cultivar Tifrunner chromosome 14, arahy.Tifrunner.gnm2.J5K5, whole genome shotgun sequence DNA window CTCAAATGCTTGTGCTATCAGCAACACCCCCAATGCAGAAAACCTCAATGCATTGAAATCCTTTTGCAGAACCACACCATACCCTGAAGTTTGCTTCAACTCATTGAAGCTATCAATCTCTATAACCATATCTCCAAACATACTCAACAACCTCCTTCAGTCTCTCCAAGTAGCTATATCAGAAGCCACAAAGCTATCTGATCTTTTCAACAATGCTGGAAACTCAAACAGCATCATAGAGAACAAAATAGGAGCAGTTCAAGACTGCAAGGAGCTCCACAAACTCACATTGTCTTCTCTGAAACGCTCTCTATCCGCAATCCGTTCGCAGAACTCGAAGGACTTGGTTGATGCAAGAACATACCTTAGTGCAGCGTTAACCAACAAAGAAACGTGTTTAGAAAGCATGGAGTCAGCTTCTGGTACCCTTAAGCCAACTCTTGTGGATTCTGTGACCAACACTTTCAAATATGTCAGCAACACTCTCTCAATGCTCCCTCGTAAGCCTGAtatgaagaagaagcagaagaagagcACTCCAAAGTGGTTTTTTTCAAAATCAGATGATGAAGGGTATGATCCTAGTGAAGTGATTGTTGTGGCTGCAGATGGGAGTGGGAACTTTAGTACTATCAATGAAGCTATTGACTTTGCTCCAAGTAACAGCTTTGACAGGACAGTGATATATGTGAAAGAAGGGTTATACGAGGAGAATGTGGAGATTCCAAGTCATAAGACCAATATTGTTTTGCTTGGAGATGGAAGAGATGCCACTGTCATCACTGGTAACAGAAGTTTTGTTGATGGCTGGACTACTTTTAGATCTGCCACTCTAGGTAAACAAACCCCTTTATGATACTATTCATTATATTGATTGTGAAATGTGAACTACTTCTTAGCCTTTAAAATGTTCGGAATTGgttattatgattttttattttgttcactCTGGCTACTATATATGGCTTTGTTATCTCACACTaatctgttttattttttttgtattggaTTAGCTAGCTACTGTTAGATATAAGTGGAGTAGTGTTATTCAAACTTGTAAATTTGAGTAATTATGAGATACAAAAAAAGATTAAGCTCATCACCTGTTTTTTCCCTATCGATCAGCTGTGTCTGGGGATGGTTTTCTGGCTCGAGACATAGCAATTGAGAACAAAGCGGGGCCAGAGAAGCATCAAGCAGTTGCACTGAGAGTTAATGCAGACTTGACTGCATTCTACAGATGTTCAATCTATGGCTATCAAGACACACTCTACACTCACTCCTTCAGACAATTCTACAGAGAAAGCGACATATATGGCACCATAGACTTCATATTCGGAAACGCGGCAGCGATCTTTCAAGGCTGCAACATTGTTTCACTAATGCCAATACCCGGCCAGTTTACGGTTATTACCGCGCAATCACGAAGTAGCCCTGATGAGGACACAGGGATCTCAATCCAGAACAGTTCAATTGTAGCAAGCACTGATTTGAGTTCAAATTCGACGATGGTCAAGAGTTACCTTGGGAGGCCATGGAGGGTGTATTCTCGCACTGTGTACATAGAGTCGTACATTGATAAGTTCATTGACCCGTTGGGATGGACAAAGTGGAACAATAATAATGATGGTGATACTGAAGGGCTTGAGACTCTGTATTATGGAGAGTATGAGAATTATGGGGGTGGTTCAGACACTCGTAACCGTGTGGATTGGCCAGGATTCCATTTGTTGGATTACAATGATGCTTATAACTTCACTGTTTCAGAGTTCATTGCAGGTGATGCTTGGCTTGGTTCTACTTCTTTTCCTTATGATGATGGGATTTGAACAACAGACGATACTTCTTTTGCTGCAGAAGCGTTTAATATCCTATTACATTGTCTAGGGATACATGAACAAGTAATTCACGAATGAGTAAGAGATATCTACAATAATGTTTTTGCTGTGGTTCGATGCATACGGTGGATCTTCTCCTGTTACAGTGATACTCTTCCATACTTGTAATAAGGAGGAGTCTAACTCATAACCCCTTCACATGCTTCATGCTTGCTGAACTCCACATAGGCCCGTATATTTGTTACTTTGGCATCTTAATATTCCTATTTTCATTATTAAGAAGGATACTAAGATAAAGTTGTTTGAAAACATTTTGTTAAGGATGTTTATGGATGTTTATGTGTCACAAAAATCTGCttaaataacataaattttaactattttttattaatattttttttattatcaaatatttttattaaaaatatttattaaattaatcaataattagtttattataacaacaataataaattatcattattaaaattagtaaaaaataaaatgacaaaacagctcttaacaaaaaaataaaatgacaaaGCAACTCTTATGTTAGTACATAACAACGATTGAGTCGCACAGCCTATAGCTGTTGTTTTGTTCTAAGCATTTCTTTGTAGCCAAATGTTTTATATAACTGAGAAGAATCCAATTGGCAATTTATCAATACTTGCGCAGCTCTTTTTTTATAGGCATGGATCTCCAACTcttaaagtaattttttaaagtGTCAGGAGCAATTCACACCTAATCAACTTCTGTAATTCATGCACATCATACCTACCAAGAGTACTCACAAGTAACAAATAAGTGTTAACGATTTTAACATTCTTTTTATACAACACGTACAAATTATCATTTTGTTTTAGGATTCTCAACCTATTCAGTTGGCCCTTTATATTGACACAGCCTACCAATATAAACTAAGTGAACAACTCAACTCAAGGCGAAACTTTTAGGTCTCATTTCTTAACATGTTCTATTAAAGTTTAATAGATAATCCTATTTATTAGTGTGttctattaaaatttaataaatagtcTTCATTTCTTAAGTATAGATTGATAGTCCCGTTATAATTAAGTAAAGCACTATGTAGACTAATCTTATATTCATTGTTATGCTACATATTTAGTAAATAGAAGagggaaaattaaaagaaagacaaATACACAAATTTTAATTCCTAAATTGTGAAttttaacttataatttttaattttaaatttagatattgatataaaatataataaataaaaaactaaaagggttgtttaattaataaaaaatatattaaaaacgaGCCTACAATAAAAAAGATGAGATCATATAAAATGTAATATAATAGTAGTTTGTGCTTTTAATGTTTCTTTCAAgtgaatttcataaaaaaaatgttatatgacgaataaaatttattagttttagttaatatttaactcaaaatgttgaataacattgataaaaaaaaatgttagtaCCCTAATTTTTCtcctttataaatatatatagacaTAGATATCCACATACATATTTATACAtaatacaattttattttatattaggtgtgttttatgttgtttaactttttaattatttaatataaaaataaaaataaaaagtggagTCTACTTTTATCTCTCTTATCTTTTAAGCAAGTTAAATACCATCAAATTTTCTTTATATTATTACAAATAATTATAAAACTTTTTTAGAGttattataaatataagaataaaaatattatgtatatataaaattaattattatatatttatatataaatatatattatttaatttatatattttatgtgtGATTGATTTTTTTCCACATGGAATATGCTTACATAAGAATACTTCCATATTTGAAATAAAACCAGCCCACAAACACATATATGCATGGCATGCACTTTACTTGGTCTTGTCTATTTTTGGCCACTACTATACCCTTGGGAAAAAAGAGAAGCATAATCAAAGTTTGTCTTAAGAGTAGCATAACATGGCGGGAAATAAGGTTAGAATGGGTGGAACATGGAAGAACAAGAGGTATTATCAATGGTCAACCGTCGTGGATTTTTGTCACTCGACAATTACCTTCCCATAATAGAAAACCAACCTCAAAGACCTCCCAACCACTAATACCTTTTCCTCTTCAAGCAAACCAAATCGCATTTAAATACAAATCACGTAACACACAAGTCCAAATTGAAGGTCCGTTCATTCTTTTTGGATCTCCTAGCTAAGGCAGAGAGAAGTTCCTCTGCCTTAGGAAGctcccaaaagaaaaaaaatggcattTCAAGATTTTGATGTCATCTCGGAACGTCGAAGAAATGAGCAGAAGGCAAAACTCAAGAAGAGGATCATCATGGGCGTTGTAGCCGCCATCGTCCTTGTAGGCATCATCGGCGCAGTCTTCGTCGTGGTATTGCCAGGAAATGACAGCAAAAGCAACAGCACTCCATCGTCGCattctccatcatcatcttcgtattcgtcgtcgtcgtcgtcaccACCATCAATCGCAAAATCGGAGAAGATGGTGGAACTTGTCTGCGATGGTGCCGAGTACAAAGACAAATGTGAAGGACCTCTCTCAGATGCATTGAAGAACGACCCTTCCATGTCGCAACCCAAGGATATTCTCAAGTACTACGCCAAATATGCAGAGGATGCAGTTAACGCTGCTTTCGCCAAAACCGAAACCCTCAACTTCGAATCCCCGGAGGAGCAAGGCGCCTATGAAGATTGCAAGCAGATCTTCTCTGATGCCAAGATCGACCTGGAGGCCATCACGAACCAAGTATCCGGAGACAACATCGATTTGAGGAACATCACCAACAGTACTCCTGATTTGAACAGCTGGCTCAGTGCTGTCATCAGTTACCAACAAACTTGCATCGACGGTTTCCCTGAGGGACAGTTGAAGACTGATCTTGAGAACCTCTTCAAGGACTCTAAGGAGTTTGTTAGCAACACACTTAACATTGTTTCCAAGGTTGGTAACTTCCTCTCCTCCTTGCCAACGTTCCGGAGTTTGGCCGAGGAGAAGCATCAGTCGCCGCTCGATTTCCTGGACAAACGCGATGGCTTTCCTAACTGGCTTAGCCAGAAGGACAGGAGGATGTTGAAGGCTGCCGATAACAAGCCCACACCTAATGTCACCGTCGCCAAGGATGGCTCCGGGGACTTCAAAACCATCTCTGAAGCTTTGGCTGCCATGCCTAAGACATACGAAGGAAGGTGTGTATATTTTCCATTATTGTTTACGCCATCTATATATAGCACAACTCATAGTTCAAACAATGTATGAAAATGCAGGTATGTGATTTTTGTTAAGGAAGGAGTGTACGATGAGACAGTGACAATAACACAGAAAATGCAGAACGTAACCTTGTTTGGTGAAGGTTCCCAGAAGAGCATCATCACCGGCAACAAAAACTTTAGGGACGGTACCAGGACCTTCCTAACTGCCCCATTTGGTAAGTGAGCGATCGAATAATGCAAAAAACAAATCCGAGATATTTAAGTCAAAATTATTAATGGTTATGGTACGGTATATGCATGCAGCTGTGCTAGGAGATGGATTTATTGGAAAGTCGATGGGATTCAGGAACACAGCTGGGCCAGAAGGACACCAAGCTGTGGCTGCGAGAGTGCAAGCTGACCGCGTGGTGTTTGTGAACTGCCGCTTCGAGGGTTACCAAGACACACTATACGCCCAAACCCACAGGCAATTCTACAGGAGTTGCATCATTTCCGGCACCATCGATTTCATCTTTGGTGACGCCGCAGCAGTTTTCCAGAACTGTATCATGGTTG harbors:
- the LOC112740742 gene encoding putative pectinesterase/pectinesterase inhibitor 45; amino-acid sequence: MAFQDFDVISERRRNEQKAKLKKRIIMGVVAAIVLVGIIGAVFVVVLPGNDSKSNSTPSSHSPSSSSYSSSSSSPPSIAKSEKMVELVCDGAEYKDKCEGPLSDALKNDPSMSQPKDILKYYAKYAEDAVNAAFAKTETLNFESPEEQGAYEDCKQIFSDAKIDLEAITNQVSGDNIDLRNITNSTPDLNSWLSAVISYQQTCIDGFPEGQLKTDLENLFKDSKEFVSNTLNIVSKVGNFLSSLPTFRSLAEEKHQSPLDFLDKRDGFPNWLSQKDRRMLKAADNKPTPNVTVAKDGSGDFKTISEALAAMPKTYEGRYVIFVKEGVYDETVTITQKMQNVTLFGEGSQKSIITGNKNFRDGTRTFLTAPFAVLGDGFIGKSMGFRNTAGPEGHQAVAARVQADRVVFVNCRFEGYQDTLYAQTHRQFYRSCIISGTIDFIFGDAAAVFQNCIMVVRKPMDNQQTIITAQGRVDPKQTTGIVLQKCIIKADDSLVPVKAQFKNYLGRPWKEYSRTVIMESDIGDLIHPEGWLPWAGDFALKTLYYAEYANTGPGSKTDGRVNWPTYHVINKQEAAQFTVAQFLKGSWVQGTGVPSVQGFYN
- the LOC112740743 gene encoding probable pectinesterase/pectinesterase inhibitor 12 codes for the protein MASSTSSKASLFLLSTILFFSNACAISNTPNAENLNALKSFCRTTPYPEVCFNSLKLSISITISPNILNNLLQSLQVAISEATKLSDLFNNAGNSNSIIENKIGAVQDCKELHKLTLSSLKRSLSAIRSQNSKDLVDARTYLSAALTNKETCLESMESASGTLKPTLVDSVTNTFKYVSNTLSMLPRKPDMKKKQKKSTPKWFFSKSDDEGYDPSEVIVVAADGSGNFSTINEAIDFAPSNSFDRTVIYVKEGLYEENVEIPSHKTNIVLLGDGRDATVITGNRSFVDGWTTFRSATLAVSGDGFLARDIAIENKAGPEKHQAVALRVNADLTAFYRCSIYGYQDTLYTHSFRQFYRESDIYGTIDFIFGNAAAIFQGCNIVSLMPIPGQFTVITAQSRSSPDEDTGISIQNSSIVASTDLSSNSTMVKSYLGRPWRVYSRTVYIESYIDKFIDPLGWTKWNNNNDGDTEGLETLYYGEYENYGGGSDTRNRVDWPGFHLLDYNDAYNFTVSEFIAGDAWLGSTSFPYDDGI